The Vigna angularis cultivar LongXiaoDou No.4 chromosome 9, ASM1680809v1, whole genome shotgun sequence DNA window tctccccaaattttctctttttcttttcttttatttttttcttcccttctctttttctcctcaacttctttattttcacacaaattttctttctctcttcgctctcaaccacttctttttctttttcttcatctttatctttctcactcaactcttctttctcttttctctctaccctttcctcatctccctctaatTTTTCCTCATCAAGAACCTTGTCACTTTTAGTGATAATGccttgcccttcctccttaaggttaacttcagtattaacatcatcattcaatctctgattGATGTAAcgaagttgcatctccattcttttacatgattcttcaatgcttttctgagtagagtcggaatttttcaaaaatcgttgaagggtgtcctccaacctatccaaacttcctgatagaaagggttgttgctgccattgttgttgtggttggttctcaaattgtccagcagcttgccaaaattggctttgatccatgcttgagtgaggttcccaccagtggttgagattactttggtagaattgagtgcccatatagttaaattcttgaccaaattgcattctgcagacattaggcacaaaaccctaaaaacaattgttagcacaaaaagatataggacaAGATATAAGatacagaaataaaataaaataaaataaaataaaaataaaaacagaaaaaaataaaaatagaaaaataaaaacagaaattcaaaattaaagtcaaagataatcaataatcacacaaattaaccagttaaaccacgagtctccggcaatggcgccaaaaacttgatggacaaatttatgagcaccaaaatatgatgtcacaaacttgtttttcaatcggcaagtatgaccgaatcgttcaagtaataaacttggtaagaccaagtatcgttcttcccaaaggactcacggcctagtttagttatgtgatttcttgattagctaagacttaaagacgaaatatttggagtttaatatgcaagacagaaaataaacatgtatgcatgaagttttgatcaatggctaaaacaaaagacacacactttcaatggaatatattaatgaatatgttgttgggggtcaatttcatcttatccactctcatatattttaggaattcaacattcaaatcatcattgttaatgccactctctaaagtacctttctagaaggattctccccaatcacgagttcatacaattcctaacattcctaatgatcagttcataagtgcaggagcttaacgacaaccaatatcatattgggagaaattccccggatctagacttccccgtacgttcccgtatcgacaaaaccaataatcatgcatcgaatgagttaaacaatgcaagcattaagcaaagaggaaaaaccctaactaatgatgaaagaaagcataaatcttaattaaaagatgtaacaaacagattccatatatgagagcttcataagattacattgattccccaacaaacatacaaggtttagttcaccatattcatggtgaacctagatgaattacaatgaaagaatgaaagaataaaccctaaaaaggtgaagaggtagcctgagcatccaagatcctccttcaaaggggtggaagagagagtgtttgcctcgtttctgccaaagatgcctaaccctaggaaaccctaaagcttatatatcattcgtaaattacaaaaagtcaagtccaagcccattaaaatgccgctcagtggtaaaataccgctcagcggtgagtgcgtgactttgttttcttccctcagcggccatttcacccctcagcggagccagcTTGACTGcctgagtgtcgctcagcggtaaactgccgctgagcggcagttgcggcttctctttttgcactttttgatgtcttgtctgatttcatctctctccttcttcacttctttcaccaaattcaccttaaaacctgcacaaaaacactgaaatcaagcataaacctgtccagctctcttatttctgaaaatattggtaaaagcatgatttcaagctagtttctaagtgtaaaggttggttttagtgtcaattttaagcatgaaaataacagtttttcaactgttatcactatGCGACCAAAGAAATTATCCCCGAAGTTCGTCGGACCCTATCAAATACTGAGGAAGATTGGCCCAGTAGAGTACGAACTAACATTGCCTCCTCAACTGTCGAATCTTCACCCAGTTTTCCACGTTTCCCAACTTCGGAAGTATATAGCGAATCCATCACAtgtactggagttggaagacaTTCAGCTCCGTCCAGACCGAACGTTGGAGATGCAGCCGGTGCGCATTGTAAAGAGTGATACCAGATATTTCAAATGGAAAGTTGTCCGAATGGTGAAGGTAGTGTGGAATGAGAAGACGGGAGACACTACGTGGGAAGTCGAGAGCGCCATAAGGGGTTTGTACCCTCACTTATTCTTGGGTAAGTTTccaattttcgaggacgaaaatttttgtagttagggagaatgtgaGACCCGAGAAAATCAGTACTGCAAATCCTTGTCGCATCACCATTAGTACACGCCACATCACTGTTCagggaaattaaaaaaaaaaacactaagcACTGCATGCATGAGTGCCACTTGTCATGAAAGAAGCCTCCGAAGTCAGAAgtgggtgtgcaggtgtcggaGGGTGAGACGCCCTTCCGTTCAGACGTGGGTTGAGCAAAACAAATTTCTGAAAAACTCTTCCACTACcctgcacgcactcttcttcttccctagaactcaactcttcattttctccaacttctctctagaaacctctaccttctctctactaaaacttcttctttctcttctccgttcacgtttcagaaaccgtagaaccATTCCTGGTGTCGTGAGCTTCGTTTTGAACCGATCACCTCAACGTTCTGATACTGGTAAGACTCTCTTCCTGTCGAGCGTTTTCTGTCGCATGCAAAGCCAGATCCTGGTTGCATGAAGGGTTAAGTTCTTAATATTTCTTGGTTTTCATGGTTAGATCGGGTTGGAAGAGTTAAGTGATCCTGTGAGAGTAGAGGACTGTTAGCGTACGAACCAAACACCCTGAGTTAGGACGTTCACttctgatccaggtaagggaagcttattaaatttaattcgtatgtttgTCTTGTACTGTATGAACATTACGTGTGTCGCATGAAGTATGAACTGTGTTATTTGATTGTTGGTATATGATCACAAGTATGAGGGGTATATTGGTTGAGTATGCATGATCGAACGTTGCTGTACTATATGAACATGatatatgttggttgaaatgtatgatatggGTGATACGtgtgaatatgaaatatacatGCTTAGAAGCAGTGAACAtaagtgaaacttgaatatcaacttccctatgataacgtatgtccgacattaaacggttctcGACCGTTTGGTGTTCCAGCAAACATCTTTGaattggaatactttcatttgggaaggatTCTGGTCGAGCAATGAGCTATGTAGGTCTTTTACTTAGAGCTCATAATGAGCAGTGTCGATCTTATGCATAGTAATCGTATTGggcagtgctcggtcttacaccaagcgctcttaCTCTTTTCTGGAAAAGTCCTTGATAATACAGATCCTTCAATTGTATCGACCAacagtgtcgagcacccttgaGTATACAGATCATTCATcagtgtcgaccgacagtgtcgagcacccttcttAATATAGGTTATCCAtatgtgtcgaccgacagtgtcgagtacccttgttaatacagatcatcgaTCTGTGTCGACTGACCATGTCGAGCAACCTTCGTAATACAGGTTGTCCATCtgtgtcgagcacccttcttGATGTAGGTCGTCCATCCGGGTCGACCGACCATGTCGAGCCACCTTGTAAAATAGGTCGTCCATTTATCTTGAAGCcggtattactttattttggaatGGGGCAAGTTCTTCGGTCTCATTCCTCACATTCGTTCTCGTTATAAAGAGGTCGTGATTTTATGTACTTGGACATaatgacaaaaatgaaaataaaagtaaaagattataaatgatgaacattATATGAGGTGAACTACGGTTGTGAATTTTGggcgagcgttccagggaggaacgactcatggttgaatatggaattttgtaaagtatgactgtgggcatgctaatgctggcttggtccatcctgatattccgtgatactcatcttcatgtagaggagagtagttcatgtgtgggaatggcaggaggtccttagtccataagttaacatgggcgacgtaagaaacggactaacctcgagtggcagctgtcgAGCGTAatacagttactacatcactcgggtgcaaggacgcctgtagctacacagattcatacagtccggacggtcagtctagttTCAGGAATGGATTTGAGTTGAGggattgatttaattatatgttgtgaaatatttgatatgtttgatgtattatgaaatgcatgattttccttgaattaaattcaataagcttaccctgtgttatcTTCTTTGCGTTGTCGATCGTCTCTGTGCATCCGtcctgtctatgcaatgatcatccgtgtggatgtgagcagatggtgaggcgtTGCTCGAGGAAACActggaagaggaaaatttggaggaagcaacccttgtagatgtggaagtgaaggccgaacagtagacgTTCGGTTAGTTGTTTAGGTTAGATGTTTCATTGTACTGATTTTGGATCGACCCTTATATTATTTGGTCGATCGGTATGTATCTGTACTCTGTAACCGTTGGTTGGGTACGTTTACGTCGAGCgtgttttcttatttaacttCTTGTAAGGTCGTGCAGCCTAACCCCTTGCTTTCGTTAATTTAAGACTAATttgtttatcattaaatgtaattaattctaatatatggtgttactgtattttgggatgttacacgttgaactttatttaaaattgtttttaaattttaaatttatttgttttaattgttataaaattgtttaaaattttacatttaaatatgtaaaattgttACTTTTAAACCAACTCAAacatttgtataaaaatttattaaattttacacattttaaaaatataaattatttgaaatataaattcaaacaaaaaaaatattaaagtacaatgcaataaaatatcaaagcaaatgaaatttaatgtaaaatataaatttgataagaattgaaaaaaataataaatttattttcatgaaaTGCAATTAATAAACAAGTTTAACATATTtgttagttaaaattaaatttgaattttttctattaacaactttaaaacaattttatatctaaatatttaatcttgttaaaacaattttataccTATGCAATCTAtaactttaaaacaattttaaataaacttaatcttgttaaaatatttattaaaatatctattttataaaaaatatttatgtaacatttatataaaaattaaatttagtttcaagGTGGAGAATGACGAAATTgcttcatttaaaaaaaaaaagttgaaagtgaattgaaacaaaaagaaatataaggactaaattgaaattAAGACAATAACACTTGGCGTAATAAAAACATGTGACACTAATGTCACGCCACATTGTCACTATAAGGTGACACGACGTCAACTTGACATATAtcaaatttgtatatttaaaaaaaataaaaaaataatataaaaataaaaataaaaataaaaaacatgaactAACACTTAACCTTCTTTAACCTTGTTAATACAATACTAACACAAATTAacattgaattgaatttttcaaaatagtaaccaaaattaaaattaaaaaaaagaccTAATTAAGATTTCGCAACAAAAATGGAGCCAAAGGCATAATTTAACCTATTACATATTATACCAGCAGGGACTGGACGCCGTACGAAAGGACATCCGGCCGCCCATTTCAGTATACAAGACCCAAGGGCCGGACGCCGTACGGAAGAACATCCGTGACAGCGGATTACCCACTGACCGGCCGCCCACTACAACATAGACCCAGGAGAGTACCTTTCTATCCACTTATAGGGCGGCTGCCCCTTTTGCCCCGCGACCGTACACTGGTTAAGGCAGGGCGGACGCCCGCACGTCCATACCAGAACTCACCCGGGGCCGGCCACCCGACCGTCCGGATAGGCCAGCCATGTAACTAATAATCCTAGTTTAAGGTAAGTAGGATTTTAAAGCTATTTGAGCTAAATTGGGCCGTGATTAGCGCTtaactaatcccaagcccatagcgaaaactataaatacaagtccAGGGTGAGtagtagataggttgcatttactgcacatttattactgtctGAGAAAAACGCCTTAGCTCTCAACTGACTTttgcatcggagaatcttttgtaggtctcccACCGGCGGACTGAGGAGTGAGCCAAGAGGATCCGACGTACGGACGACGAGAAGAAAGTGACGTAGAAACGTGGGACCAGCACTGCCCCATCCAAAACACATATAATTTTCTCTTACATGTAAAACTTTTGCTTGGATATTTTTGCTTACAACAAATTTGAAACTATTAATACTATAAAacattctttttcaaatgtaaaataaatttaagccTAAGGTTAAATGTTTTAGGTCtaacaatacaaaataatttgttCTTCCTAATTTATTGTTATAACAAGGCACTCAACACAAATTTCCTTGTACAGAGAGATCTCAACAAAACTCAATAGTTGAGAAAACATACCAACATTAATTGAATATCgctaaagttttattttttatactaagTTGTCAATCCAAATTTTTTCTATGGtttgaaatattttagtttattatattgACCTTTTCAAAACCCTTCAAAAATTTACACTCAAATAAGTGttggaaaattataaattttcaatatttacatATGTTTAATAATTCAAGCCTAAGTATAATCTCAAACTTGATACACTTTGTCCTCTTATATGAGTGATAAAAAAGGTGGAATATTTTTTCGACTCTCCAAACATAGAAACATATTATTATACTGTCACATTCACTTATTTCAATTGTAtaaagattatttattttttctctcctcacatcattatgaaaatatttttataaaaaaattgttctcaACACTTTCCAAGTAATGATTGGTTTCCCTCCTTTTAGTAATCTTCTAAATTCAACATCCCCTAACAACATAATTTACCTTTTGGTTGTTAGAATAATtcataacttaaaatattttctcaattttctaAATCTATAATTAAGATTTTGGGTTATAACCTTTGAAAATTATGGAGGTTTTTCTCTTACAAATTCAACTAAACCTTATGACTCAGTGAAcatataatgtttttgttgACAGGGGAAGCTAACCTAAGTAGGAAAATATTATTGATGATGCTTTAAATATGGTTAAAGTATTTTCGATGATGTgtttaaaatgtttatgatGAAATTAACTAATTGTTGAATCTATTAAAATGGATGTATTGTAGGAACTAGGTTCTTAATTGATTGTTAAATCTGTTAATATGTACGTTAGGAAATGTTAgctttttgttttaatcgaCTATGattacataatcaattaaaactatCATTAATGTgtttttgtatataaatgtGTCTGATTTACTTTTTCGTCTAAGAAATACATTGCAAAAGCATTCATTGGTTGAGAAAGAACATCCTTCAAACATTCTTGGAGAGACGTGAAATCAAGACTACAACCTTACAAGAATAAGTGGAAAAAGCTAAGGAGAGATTGTTTCCAATGTGTTTTATGGGCATTAAAGGTGTAtctatttccttttctttttctgatatTTCTGATTACCACTATATCATTTGCTGTGTAGGCAAGGTTTTTAGGGTGAGTTTGTGTAGTCTCACAATTATAAACTATTTGTGTTTGGTTAAAGATATATATTGCATAGGAAATCTTGTAATCTTCTAATATCAACTATATTATAGTGGATTTTCTTCCAATTCAAGTTGTttggaaaaatattgaatagTGTCAAATCTTGTGTATcttgatttattttctttacttgttatttgattaaatttttgaaaGGTTGAAAAGTTTATTTGAAATATCTTTAAAACACCATAAGTTTTCACGAAGGGTAAAATTAGGTGTTAACCAATTCATCCCTCTCTTGATTCAGATTTATTGGTCCTtacattttaacaaatttaatcaaTTCATTGTTCCTCTTATCATATTTCATCCAGAACTGCACAAGATACTACTAATAGAAATCTTACAATTAACACATTTCACATAAAATGTTACTCTCATACAATTTAATCGACATCCCTtgaaatatgatataatttattttttaatttaattataatatgagaggtaattaatttttaataaattattaatctcTTTTTCAACCCAATCCAACTCGAACTCACGATGAGTCGAATTAACTCACAGTTGCAATCCATTTTGACACCACTAATTATCACATATCAATACCAAGACAACTATTTGTTCTTTCTAAATacaatatgaaataaaaaagtaaaatttagaatatacCTTAAGacacattatttaaaatattttagaatttacaaaaaataattttaaaatcaacgCTCACAATTACTAGTCATAATATCTATGTGTTATAGAATTATTAACTATAATTTTCATGTGGTCCATAGTACTAATAATGACACCTCTTcccaaataatataatttgaaaattgtaatatatatatatatatatatatatatatatatatatatataaattacaaattataccattcaaaataatattttgttttttatatcacACCATTTGTAAATACAAAATCTACATTATGAATCTATTTATTCTATTAcgataaataaaaaacattttataactcCCAAACTTGTTTCAAAATAGATAAGAAAAAAACACTTATGATATGTAATCCACCGTGAAAGAGGGAGAAGCTCTAATTAGTGTACAACAAACAGGGGCACCATGTGTCTTTTTAAAAACCTTGAGGATACATAGGAAAATCATAGGGGTGCAAGAAGAAAGAGGCTACTTCTCATTAGTCATGGAT harbors:
- the LOC128193864 gene encoding uncharacterized protein LOC128193864, with product MRPKKLSPKFVGPYQILRKIGPVEYELTLPPQLSNLHPVFHVSQLRKYIANPSHVLELEDIQLRPDRTLEMQPVRIVKSDTRYFKWKVVRMVKVVWNEKTGDTTWEVESAIRGLYPHLFLGKFPIFEDENFCS